One Candidatus Thermoplasmatota archaeon DNA segment encodes these proteins:
- a CDS encoding NTPase yields the protein MGESVKVGITGLPGAGKTYALLKVIEMLEADELAVGGMVTEPIIEGERRVGFFVIDWATKVKKVFAHEDIESKTQVGIYGVDIEILEEVGVQAIRDATMDSGVVIIDEVGKMEVESEPFVDAVKDALEADMPLILTLHKKSRNPLLQDIRRRDDIRILEVTAVNRNLLPYKIVKLLKGEIL from the coding sequence ATGGGCGAAAGCGTGAAGGTTGGCATTACGGGCCTACCCGGCGCTGGCAAGACATACGCCTTGCTTAAGGTTATTGAAATGCTCGAAGCGGACGAGCTGGCCGTCGGAGGGATGGTTACCGAGCCCATCATCGAGGGCGAGAGGAGAGTGGGCTTCTTCGTGATAGATTGGGCGACGAAGGTCAAGAAGGTGTTTGCCCACGAGGACATCGAATCAAAAACACAGGTTGGGATATACGGCGTGGACATCGAGATCCTGGAGGAGGTCGGCGTTCAGGCGATCAGGGATGCCACGATGGACTCGGGAGTCGTCATCATCGATGAGGTTGGAAAGATGGAGGTTGAGTCCGAGCCCTTCGTGGACGCCGTCAAGGACGCTCTCGAAGCCGACATGCCTCTCATTCTCACGCTTCACAAGAAATCGAGGAACCCGCTTCTCCAGGACATTCGAAGGCGGGATGACATCAGGATTCTGGAAGTCACCGCGGTGAACAGGAATCTGCTCCCATACAAGATCGTCAAGCTCCTCAAAGGCGAGATTCTTTGA
- a CDS encoding tRNA (guanine(26)-N(2))-dimethyltransferase, whose amino-acid sequence MSFETEVINEGLTEIEVPRVERLRGPGRKSHLPFFNPLMRTNRDVSVFVALTVLSDGDKVLDGLAATGASGLRIALETKGELAVTLNDRNPICHDLITRNIERNRAKGCSVTCEDLNSLLSRGRFDLVDVDPFGTPVRFVESAVRATTDGGVTAITATDTAVLCGSRMKACIRRYSSRPRRTDYCHELGLRILLGYVARAAARFDRGIEPLLCFSADHYFRAIVRVRRGARRADSTLEKLGNLHVHGLGRELIPEKGVAGPLWADAFLDAAFLESVKLPSYFPHKVSKLLELWREEASSPPLFYTTGEVAREFVSEPPALDRIIGALRDEGFIATRTHFRPDAFKTNADVESIGRILRT is encoded by the coding sequence TTGAGTTTTGAGACCGAAGTGATCAATGAAGGTCTGACCGAGATTGAGGTCCCGAGAGTCGAGAGACTTCGAGGACCAGGACGCAAGAGCCACCTACCGTTCTTCAATCCGCTGATGCGGACGAACCGGGACGTTTCCGTCTTCGTAGCCCTGACGGTCCTCAGCGATGGGGACAAGGTCCTTGATGGGCTAGCTGCCACTGGAGCATCGGGTCTGCGGATCGCCCTCGAGACCAAGGGCGAGCTTGCCGTTACGCTGAACGATAGGAATCCGATATGCCATGATCTCATCACACGCAACATCGAGAGGAACCGGGCCAAGGGTTGCTCAGTGACATGCGAGGACCTCAACTCTCTGCTTTCGAGAGGGAGATTCGATCTTGTTGACGTGGACCCGTTTGGCACCCCAGTCCGGTTCGTGGAGAGTGCGGTGCGCGCAACGACCGACGGAGGAGTCACGGCGATCACCGCAACGGACACGGCGGTGCTTTGCGGCTCAAGAATGAAGGCCTGCATAAGGAGATATTCTTCGCGACCCAGAAGGACAGACTACTGCCATGAACTGGGTCTCCGGATTCTCCTGGGGTACGTCGCAAGAGCGGCTGCCAGATTCGACAGGGGGATCGAACCACTGCTGTGCTTCTCGGCCGACCACTACTTCAGGGCGATCGTCCGTGTGAGAAGGGGTGCGAGGAGGGCAGACAGCACGCTCGAGAAACTCGGCAACTTGCACGTTCATGGGCTGGGGAGAGAGCTCATTCCCGAGAAAGGAGTCGCAGGACCCCTCTGGGCGGATGCGTTCCTGGACGCCGCGTTCCTTGAGTCGGTCAAACTGCCGAGCTACTTCCCGCACAAGGTCTCCAAACTCCTGGAACTCTGGCGAGAGGAAGCGTCGTCCCCTCCACTCTTCTACACGACAGGCGAGGTTGCACGGGAGTTCGTTTCCGAACCGCCAGCACTCGACAGGATCATCGGTGCTCTCAGGGACGAAGGGTTCATCGCGACGAGGACACACTTCAGGCCGGATGCGTTCAAGACGAACGCCGATGTGGAGTCAATAGGCAGAATCCTCAGAACTTGA